Genomic DNA from Sphingomonas hankookensis:
AGATTGACGAGAAGGCCGGGGCCGACGCGGATCGGGCGCTGCTGTTCGGCCGACAGGCGCGGCGCGCGGACATCGCGGCGCACCGGCAACAGCCATTGCTTCGCGAGCAGCCCTTGGCCCGTGCGCGACAGCAGGAAATCGAGGAACAGCTTCGCCCCCGCCGGGCGCTGGGCATTGCGGGCGATGAAGGCGACGCGCGAGGCGACCAGCGTATAGTCGCGCGGGAACACCACCCCGATCCGGGGGTCGCGCTTCGCGGCGGTCAGCGCATAGGGGCCGACGACATTATAGGCGATGGCGATCCGCCCGTCGGCGACCGCATCCAGCATCGGCTCGGTCGTCGGTGACAACCACGGCCGCGTCGCCGCCATCGCCTGGACCAGCGACCGCGTATCGCGGGTGATCGCATAATCTTCTGTCAGATACAGATAGCCGACGTTCGAGCGCGCCGGATCATAGGTCGCGACCTTGCCGGTCAGCGGCTTGCGCCCGGCGCGCAGCAGCGCCTCGAACGCCTCATGGGTGCGCGGCACCCGGCCCGCCGGAATCAGCCGCCGGTTGTAGACGAAGGCGACCGGCTCGGCGGTGACGCCATAACCCATGTTCTTCCACACCGCGTCGGCGGGCAGCGCCGGCTTCTCCGGGCTCTGATAGGCCTGCGCATAGCCGTCGTTGATCAGCTTCGCCTGTAAATCCATGCCCGACGACCAGACCAGATCGGCGACCGGCCGGTTGGCACGCGCTTCGGCCACGACCCGGCGATAGATTTCGCGCGACTCCAGATCCGCATATCGGACGGCGACGCCGGGAAAGGTCCGTTGAAACGCGGCGATCAGCGGTGCCATCGCCGACGCATCGGCATTGCCATAGACGCGCACGACGCGCTCGGCCCGCGCCGCTTCGATCAGCGCGTCATAGGACCGCGGATAGCCCTCGGGCCGCTGCGCCTCTGTGGGGGCCGCCGCGCCGACCAGAATCGCCAACAGGATCGTAAAAGCTTTCATCAGGTCCTCTCGCTTCCCGCATCTCGGTTCGGGTAAGCTCGTATGATGGTGTACGAACCGAACCTGTCATCCGCCTTTCACCGCGCCGGCCGTCGATGCGAATATTGATCGTCGAGGACGACGCGCCGCTCGCGCGCAGCATCGCCGCGTTGCTGCGCGGTGCGGGCCATGCGGTCGACCATGTCGCGACGGGCGAAGACGCGCTGATGGTGCTGGCAACCGAACCCTATGCGCTGGTCGTGCTCGACGTCGGCCTGCCCGATCTCGATGGATTTGCGGTGTTGCAGGCGCTGCGCAAACGCGGCGACCGGGTGCCGGTGCTGATGCTGACCGCGCGCGATGCACTGGACGACCGCGTGCGCGGCCTCGACCTCGGCGCCGACGATTATCTGCGCAAGCCCTTCGCGCCGGAGGAACTGGAGGCGCGCATCCGTGCGCTCGGCCGGCGGCGCGGCGGTGATCCCATGCCTGAACTGGTGATCGGCACGCTCACGCTCAACCGCTCGACCGGGCAGGCGCAGGTGGGTGAACGCCCGCTCGACCTCCGGCGGCGCGAATGGGCGGTGCTCGACGCCCTCGCCACCCGTGCCGGGCAGATCGTCCCGCGCGAAACGCTGCAATCCGAGGTGTTCGGCTATGACGAACCGGTCGGACCCAATGCGATCGAGGTGAACATTACCCGGCTGCGCGGCAAGCTCGCCCCCGACGGACCGGCGATCCGCACCGTGCGCGGCGTGGGCTATCTGCTCGATGCCGGCTGATCCCGGCCGTGCGCCCGCGCTGCGCACCCGGTTGCTGGCGGCGATGCTCGCGCCGATGCTCGCCATCGCGGTGCTGCTGGGCATCGCCGGCGCGGCGCTGATCGCCGATGTCGTACGGCGGACCAACGACCGGGTGCTGGGCGGCGCGCTCGGCGCGATCGCGGAAACGGTGCAGGTGGAGGCGGGCGAAGTCACGATGGACCTGCCCCCCGCCGCGTTCGGCATGCTGGAAAACAGCGAGCGCGACAATGTCTACTACCGGATCGCGGTCGGCGACCGGCTGCTGACCGGCTATGCCGACCTGTCCGCGCCGCGCGTCGCCGACCTCGCACTCGATACGCCGCGCTTTCGCAACGCCGCCTATCGCGACCAACCGATCCGCATCGCGGAGGTACGCCGCTCGCTACCCCGCATCGATCAGCCGGTCGTCGTGCAGGTCGCCGAAACGCTCGACGGGCGTCATGCCCTGCAACGCCGACTGTTCGTCGCATTGCTGATCGGCGAACTGCTGCTGATTGGCGTGGCGATGCTGTTGATCCGTCCGGCGCTCAGCTGGAGCTTGCGCCCCCTCGCCCGCCTGCGCAGCACGATCGCCGCCCGCGATACCCGCGCGACCCCCGACCTATCGCCGCTCGACACCGGTCCGCTCCCCGTCGAGTTGCGCCCGCTGGCCGAGGCCTTCGACCATCTCCTGGCCCGGCTCGACAGCGCGACCGCCGGCATGCGCCGCTTCACCGCCGACGCCTCGCACCAGATGCGCACGCCGCTCGCCGTGCTGAAGCTGCAGGTCGCCCTTGCCCGGCGCGGCGATCCGGCCGCGCTGGGCGAGATCGCCGACGCCGCCGACCGCCTCGAACATCTGGTCAAACAGCTGCTGGCGCTGGCCCGAGCCGAGGAGACCGGAACCGCTCCGCCCTTCGAACCGGTCGATCTGCGCGAATTGGCCATCGCGGTCATCAACCGCCGCATCGCCCAGGCCATCGAGGCAGGCGTCGAGATCGACCTCGAAGCGGAGAACGGCGCGGTCGTCCAAAGTCATCGGACCTTGCTGTTCGAAATCCTGTCGAACCTGGTCGACAACGCGATCCGCTACAACCGGCGAGGTGGCAGGGTCGTGATCGCAGTAGAGGCCGCCGCGCAAGGAACCGCGATCGCCGTCTCCGACAACGGCCCGGGATTGCCGCCGGCCGACCTGCACCGGCTGGGCCACCGCTTCACCCGGCTGTCGAGCAGCCAGGGCAGCGAAGGCAGCGGTTTGGGCTTCGCCATCGTCCGCTCGGCCGCCCAGCGCCTCGGCCTGTCGATTATGGTCGGCGACAACGCCCCCGGCTTGCGCGTCACCTTACGTTTCGACTGACCAGCACGGCTTGCAAGAGAGTGCGGCGGTCCTGACCAGTTTGCCCGGTATTACCCTCGCCCCCTTCGGGCTAGGTCCGATATCCTACGCAATGAGACGCACAGCCGTCAACGAACGCAGACGTTCCGTCGGCGTCACGACGAAGGGGCGCATGCGTGCATCGCGACCGCCCCGAAGGGATGTGGAGCGATCAATCTGTCGTGATGCTCCAAACGCGAACAGCCCGCTGGTTTTTCGGCCAGCGGGC
This window encodes:
- a CDS encoding ABC transporter substrate-binding protein; its protein translation is MKAFTILLAILVGAAAPTEAQRPEGYPRSYDALIEAARAERVVRVYGNADASAMAPLIAAFQRTFPGVAVRYADLESREIYRRVVAEARANRPVADLVWSSGMDLQAKLINDGYAQAYQSPEKPALPADAVWKNMGYGVTAEPVAFVYNRRLIPAGRVPRTHEAFEALLRAGRKPLTGKVATYDPARSNVGYLYLTEDYAITRDTRSLVQAMAATRPWLSPTTEPMLDAVADGRIAIAYNVVGPYALTAAKRDPRIGVVFPRDYTLVASRVAFIARNAQRPAGAKLFLDFLLSRTGQGLLAKQWLLPVRRDVRAPRLSAEQQRPIRVGPGLLVNLDTIKRRRFLAEWRAILTQGMKP
- a CDS encoding response regulator — protein: MRILIVEDDAPLARSIAALLRGAGHAVDHVATGEDALMVLATEPYALVVLDVGLPDLDGFAVLQALRKRGDRVPVLMLTARDALDDRVRGLDLGADDYLRKPFAPEELEARIRALGRRRGGDPMPELVIGTLTLNRSTGQAQVGERPLDLRRREWAVLDALATRAGQIVPRETLQSEVFGYDEPVGPNAIEVNITRLRGKLAPDGPAIRTVRGVGYLLDAG
- a CDS encoding sensor histidine kinase codes for the protein MPADPGRAPALRTRLLAAMLAPMLAIAVLLGIAGAALIADVVRRTNDRVLGGALGAIAETVQVEAGEVTMDLPPAAFGMLENSERDNVYYRIAVGDRLLTGYADLSAPRVADLALDTPRFRNAAYRDQPIRIAEVRRSLPRIDQPVVVQVAETLDGRHALQRRLFVALLIGELLLIGVAMLLIRPALSWSLRPLARLRSTIAARDTRATPDLSPLDTGPLPVELRPLAEAFDHLLARLDSATAGMRRFTADASHQMRTPLAVLKLQVALARRGDPAALGEIADAADRLEHLVKQLLALARAEETGTAPPFEPVDLRELAIAVINRRIAQAIEAGVEIDLEAENGAVVQSHRTLLFEILSNLVDNAIRYNRRGGRVVIAVEAAAQGTAIAVSDNGPGLPPADLHRLGHRFTRLSSSQGSEGSGLGFAIVRSAAQRLGLSIMVGDNAPGLRVTLRFD